Proteins encoded together in one Roseibacterium elongatum DSM 19469 window:
- a CDS encoding YbaB/EbfC family nucleoid-associated protein → MLKGLGQLGDMAKLMKQAQEVQGKMAEMQEQLATMTVTGESGAGLVKATSTCKGELTALDIDPSIFNEDDKEVVEDLILAAIKDAQAKAQERSQEEMSKLTEGLGLPADMKMPF, encoded by the coding sequence ATGCTGAAGGGATTGGGCCAGCTGGGCGATATGGCCAAGCTGATGAAACAAGCACAGGAAGTGCAAGGCAAGATGGCCGAGATGCAGGAGCAACTCGCCACGATGACCGTCACCGGCGAATCCGGAGCGGGCTTGGTCAAGGCGACCTCGACCTGCAAGGGCGAGTTGACCGCGCTGGACATCGACCCGTCGATCTTCAACGAGGACGACAAGGAAGTGGTCGAAGACCTGATCCTCGCCGCGATCAAGGACGCCCAGGCCAAGGCGCAGGAGCGCAGCCAGGAAGAAATGTCCAAGCTGACGGAGGGGCTGGGCTTGCCGGCGGACATGAAGATGCCGTTCTGA